In Plantibacter sp. PA-3-X8, one DNA window encodes the following:
- a CDS encoding GntR family transcriptional regulator codes for MPAPAQANPQRRALLRDDVYQSLRNAIVDGTFTPGEKLVDTELERWLGVSRTPIREAVLRLARSGLVIAKPGRSTVVAPLDSRATLQAQAVAAAMHELAVREAVPHLSAADLDRMRAANRDFAAALQRDDADAALAADDAFHAVAVEVAGNPFIRDALEAVTPLLRRIERLRFSSVAARGSIAQHDAVIERCAEGDVDAAATLVRGNWTTLADLVLAHLDED; via the coding sequence ATGCCCGCTCCCGCTCAAGCCAACCCGCAGCGCCGAGCGCTCCTCCGCGACGACGTCTATCAGTCGCTCCGCAACGCGATCGTCGACGGGACGTTCACCCCGGGCGAGAAACTCGTCGACACCGAACTCGAACGCTGGCTCGGCGTGAGCCGCACGCCCATCCGCGAGGCCGTCCTGCGTCTCGCCCGGAGTGGGCTCGTCATTGCGAAACCCGGACGGTCGACCGTCGTCGCCCCGCTCGACAGCCGGGCGACGTTGCAGGCTCAGGCGGTCGCCGCCGCCATGCACGAACTCGCCGTCCGTGAGGCGGTGCCGCACCTGAGCGCGGCCGACCTCGATCGCATGCGCGCGGCGAACCGTGACTTCGCAGCCGCGCTGCAACGTGACGACGCCGATGCCGCGCTCGCAGCGGACGACGCCTTCCATGCCGTGGCCGTGGAGGTCGCCGGGAATCCGTTCATCCGTGATGCGCTCGAGGCGGTCACGCCGTTGCTGCGCCGGATCGAACGGCTGCGGTTCTCCTCGGTCGCCGCACGCGGGTCGATCGCGCAGCACGACGCCGTCATCGAGCGCTGTGCGGAGGGGGACGTCGACGCGGCGGCCACGCTCGTCCGAGGCAACTGGACGACCCTCGCCGACCTCGTCCTCGCCCACCTCGACGAGGACTGA
- a CDS encoding Gfo/Idh/MocA family protein → MPAAAQGTTARAPQGSGPVGVGFIGTGMISDTYLEHLTSFPDVRVVILGDLDVDRAKAQAEKWGVGEWGTADDVLAHPDVELVVNLTIPAVHAQVASQVLAAGKHVWTEKPISVDRASGLALLEQADAAGLLVGIAPDTVLGPGVQSARRAIARGDIGQPLTAQTVMQYAGPDIFHPNPEFLFAKGGGPLFDMGPYYLTTLVQVFGSVASVSAAGSRGRATRTIQQGDRVGTEFAVEVPTHVSAIARFVDGGVSQSVFSFESPLAKMGVVEITGTEGTLVIPDPNMFTGEVRITRAAPIERMQQDPEWEVVPTEGVLAGRGTGVLDLARAIRSGGTPLASGALGYHVLDTLVSIDESVVSGQTVDVASRVASVPLVAEDWDPFAATL, encoded by the coding sequence ATGCCCGCGGCCGCGCAGGGCACGACGGCACGCGCACCGCAGGGCAGCGGCCCGGTCGGCGTCGGGTTCATCGGCACCGGCATGATCAGCGACACCTACCTCGAGCACCTCACCTCGTTCCCCGACGTCCGCGTCGTGATCCTCGGCGACCTCGACGTCGACCGCGCGAAGGCCCAGGCCGAGAAGTGGGGCGTCGGCGAGTGGGGGACCGCCGACGACGTCCTCGCGCACCCGGACGTCGAGCTCGTCGTGAACCTCACGATCCCCGCCGTCCACGCGCAGGTCGCCTCGCAGGTGCTCGCCGCCGGGAAGCACGTGTGGACGGAGAAGCCGATCAGCGTCGACCGTGCGAGCGGGCTCGCGCTCCTCGAGCAGGCCGACGCCGCAGGACTCCTCGTGGGCATCGCGCCTGACACGGTGCTCGGCCCGGGCGTCCAGTCCGCGCGTCGCGCCATCGCCCGCGGAGACATCGGTCAGCCGCTCACCGCCCAGACCGTCATGCAGTACGCCGGCCCGGACATCTTCCACCCGAACCCGGAGTTCCTGTTCGCGAAGGGTGGCGGGCCGCTGTTCGACATGGGGCCGTACTACCTGACGACGCTCGTGCAGGTGTTCGGTTCGGTCGCCTCGGTGTCGGCGGCCGGCTCCCGTGGGCGTGCGACGCGGACGATCCAGCAGGGCGACCGCGTCGGCACCGAGTTCGCCGTCGAGGTGCCGACGCACGTCAGCGCCATCGCCCGCTTCGTGGACGGCGGCGTGAGCCAGAGCGTCTTCAGCTTCGAGTCACCGCTCGCGAAGATGGGCGTCGTCGAGATCACCGGCACCGAGGGGACACTCGTGATCCCCGACCCGAACATGTTCACGGGCGAGGTGCGGATCACCCGCGCCGCTCCCATCGAGCGGATGCAGCAGGACCCGGAGTGGGAGGTCGTGCCGACCGAGGGTGTCCTCGCCGGCCGTGGGACCGGGGTCCTCGACCTCGCCCGGGCGATCCGTTCCGGCGGCACACCGCTCGCCTCGGGCGCCCTCGGCTACCACGTGCTCGACACGCTCGTCTCGATCGACGAGTCCGTGGTGTCCGGCCAGACCGTCGACGTGGCGAGCCGGGTCGCGTCGGTCCCGCTCGTCGCGGAGGACTGGGACCCGTTCGCCGCGACGCTCTGA
- a CDS encoding cryptochrome/photolyase family protein, with the protein MDTTGRSAAEHPDDAAPRRRWILTGQLGPAFDDGGPILLIESKSTFTKRPMHRAKAHLFLSAIRHRAAELGDRAEFHQVDRYEEVVEVGAELEVIDPPSWTARRFVRERGLRVLPSRGFVTSEPDFAAWASTRDGKRLLLEDFYRTVRGRTGILMRGDQPEGGRWNFDHDNRNPPPKGAARLGLPEPLWPEEDDIDAEVREDLDRWQRDGLVQLVGDDGPRRFAATAAEAEAALADFIETRLGDFGPFEDAMLGGDWTMAHSLLSAPLNLGLLDPRDAVETVVAEYHAGRAPLSSVEGFTRQIIGWRDYVWHLYWHLGEPYRTSHNALGAHEPLPLQFRELDATAIQSNCLRETIDGMRRHGWAHHIQRLMVLGNWALQHGYDPVALNDWFIDMFVDGTPWVMPANVIGMSQHADGGIVATKPYASGGAYIDKMSDYCGGCVFNPKVRLGEDACPFTAGYWAFLDRVEPRIRHNTRMAQPLAGMRRLSDLRAVVDQEHTREQW; encoded by the coding sequence ATGGACACCACCGGCCGGAGCGCCGCCGAGCACCCCGATGACGCGGCCCCTCGCCGGCGATGGATTCTCACCGGCCAGCTCGGCCCGGCGTTCGACGACGGCGGACCGATCCTGCTCATCGAATCGAAGTCCACCTTCACGAAGCGCCCGATGCACCGGGCGAAGGCGCACCTCTTCCTCTCGGCCATCCGACATCGAGCGGCGGAACTCGGCGACCGGGCGGAGTTCCACCAGGTCGACCGCTACGAGGAGGTCGTCGAGGTCGGCGCCGAACTCGAGGTGATCGACCCACCCTCGTGGACGGCTCGACGTTTCGTCCGTGAGCGCGGCCTCCGGGTGCTCCCGAGCCGCGGCTTCGTGACGTCGGAGCCGGACTTCGCGGCCTGGGCGTCGACGCGGGACGGCAAGCGGCTCCTCCTGGAGGACTTCTACCGCACGGTGCGGGGGCGGACCGGGATCCTCATGCGCGGCGACCAGCCGGAGGGTGGCCGCTGGAACTTCGACCACGACAACCGGAACCCGCCGCCGAAGGGTGCCGCCCGGCTCGGTCTGCCTGAGCCGCTCTGGCCCGAGGAGGACGACATCGACGCGGAGGTCCGGGAGGACCTCGACCGGTGGCAGCGCGACGGACTGGTCCAGCTGGTCGGTGATGACGGGCCCCGACGCTTCGCGGCCACGGCGGCCGAGGCGGAGGCGGCGCTCGCGGACTTCATCGAGACGAGGCTCGGCGACTTCGGCCCGTTCGAGGACGCCATGCTCGGCGGTGACTGGACGATGGCGCACTCCCTGCTGAGCGCGCCGCTCAACCTCGGCCTGCTCGACCCGCGCGACGCCGTCGAGACCGTGGTCGCCGAGTACCACGCCGGTCGCGCACCGCTGTCGAGTGTCGAGGGCTTCACCCGCCAGATCATCGGCTGGCGCGACTACGTCTGGCATCTCTACTGGCACCTCGGCGAGCCGTACCGGACGAGTCACAACGCCCTCGGAGCACACGAGCCGCTCCCGCTCCAGTTCCGCGAACTCGACGCCACCGCCATCCAGTCCAACTGCCTCCGCGAGACGATCGACGGGATGCGTCGCCACGGTTGGGCGCATCACATCCAGCGGCTCATGGTGCTCGGCAACTGGGCCCTGCAGCACGGGTACGACCCGGTCGCACTCAACGACTGGTTCATCGACATGTTCGTCGACGGCACCCCCTGGGTGATGCCCGCGAACGTCATCGGCATGTCGCAGCACGCGGACGGCGGCATCGTCGCGACGAAGCCCTATGCCTCGGGCGGTGCGTACATCGACAAGATGTCCGACTACTGCGGTGGGTGCGTCTTCAATCCCAAGGTGCGGCTGGGCGAGGACGCCTGCCCGTTCACCGCCGGGTACTGGGCCTTCCTCGACCGCGTGGAACCGCGCATCCGGCACAACACCCGTATGGCGCAACCGCTGGCCGGGATGCGCCGACTGTCCGACCTGCGCGCCGTCGTCGACCAGGAGCACACCCGCGAACAGTGGTGA
- a CDS encoding 1-aminocyclopropane-1-carboxylate deaminase gives MSLSDFSRYPLTFGPSPVHELNRLTAHLGGATIWAKREDVNSGLAYGGNKTRKLEYLIPDAIAQGADTLVSIGGYQSNHTRQVAAVAAKLGMQAVLVQENWVDWPDSVNDRVGNIMLSRIMGAEVRLDPAGFGIGFKSSWERALDDVRERGGTPYAIPAGASDHRLGGLGFANWAAEVEQQERELGVFFDTIVVCSVTGSTHAGMIAGFAGQDRPRRVIGIDASAKIQETRDQVARIARNTAELIGLERELRDDEITVLEGWAGDLYGIPVESTMEAIRLTGRLEGVIIDPVYEGKSMAGLIDLVTSGDIPASSNVLYAHLGGQPAINAYSALFRD, from the coding sequence ATGTCCCTCAGCGACTTCTCCCGCTACCCGCTCACCTTCGGACCGAGTCCCGTCCACGAACTCAACCGCCTCACCGCCCACCTCGGTGGCGCGACGATCTGGGCCAAGCGCGAGGACGTCAACAGCGGTCTCGCCTATGGCGGCAACAAGACCCGCAAGCTGGAGTACCTCATCCCCGACGCGATCGCGCAGGGTGCCGACACGCTCGTGTCGATCGGCGGCTACCAGTCCAACCACACGCGTCAGGTCGCGGCGGTCGCGGCGAAGCTCGGGATGCAGGCCGTCCTCGTGCAGGAGAACTGGGTGGACTGGCCCGACTCCGTGAACGACCGGGTCGGCAACATCATGCTGTCGCGGATCATGGGGGCCGAGGTCCGTCTCGATCCAGCGGGCTTCGGCATCGGCTTCAAGTCGAGCTGGGAACGTGCCCTCGACGACGTGCGCGAACGCGGCGGCACCCCGTACGCGATCCCGGCCGGGGCGTCGGACCACCGGCTCGGTGGTCTCGGCTTCGCGAACTGGGCCGCCGAGGTCGAGCAGCAGGAGCGTGAACTCGGCGTGTTCTTCGACACGATCGTCGTCTGCAGCGTCACCGGGTCCACGCACGCCGGCATGATCGCCGGGTTCGCCGGCCAGGACCGACCGCGCCGGGTGATCGGCATCGACGCGTCGGCGAAGATCCAGGAGACCCGCGACCAGGTCGCGCGCATCGCCCGCAACACGGCGGAGCTCATCGGCCTCGAACGCGAGCTCCGCGACGACGAGATCACGGTGTTGGAGGGGTGGGCCGGCGACCTCTACGGGATCCCGGTCGAGTCGACGATGGAGGCGATCCGACTGACCGGTCGGCTCGAGGGCGTCATCATCGACCCGGTCTACGAGGGGAAGTCGATGGCGGGACTCATCGACCTCGTGACGAGCGGTGACATCCCGGCGTCCAGCAACGTCCTCTATGCACACCTCGGTGGGCAGCCGGCGATCAACGCGTACAGCGCCCTCTTCCGCGACTGA
- a CDS encoding aminoglycoside phosphotransferase family protein: MTWRPGGIDAAVEQWRLVPDGELIVTPSSRLLPVTHHGRPAMLKAPLVHEEALGGQLLAAWDGAGCAAVFAGDDHAIVLERATGGRDLASLTRAGDDLGAVAILCSVLDTLHAAIPTPAPTDADGVIAELPTLRRWFSELLADDASAMGALLSDPASAAFLERGRELAGRLLDTTTPADVVVLHGDLHHMNVLEFAPGDWRAIDPKGIIGHRAFDAAALFSNPDPATAQDPRLFAERVELVSRSLGLSRTALLKWVVARSALSAVWSLQDGLLDDARATVELGRLAEDGLR; encoded by the coding sequence GTGACATGGCGACCAGGGGGCATCGACGCGGCCGTCGAGCAGTGGCGGCTCGTGCCCGACGGCGAGCTCATCGTGACGCCGTCGAGCCGGCTGCTCCCCGTGACGCACCACGGTCGACCGGCGATGCTCAAGGCGCCGCTCGTCCACGAGGAGGCGCTCGGCGGTCAGCTGCTCGCGGCGTGGGACGGCGCCGGGTGTGCAGCGGTGTTCGCTGGCGATGACCACGCGATCGTCCTGGAACGCGCGACGGGCGGCCGTGATCTCGCCTCACTGACCCGCGCAGGTGACGACCTCGGAGCCGTCGCGATCCTGTGCTCCGTGCTCGACACCCTGCACGCGGCGATCCCCACCCCGGCGCCGACCGATGCCGACGGTGTCATCGCCGAGCTCCCGACGCTCCGCCGGTGGTTCAGCGAGCTACTCGCCGACGATGCATCCGCCATGGGCGCCCTCCTCAGCGATCCGGCGAGCGCCGCGTTCCTCGAGCGTGGGCGGGAGCTCGCCGGTCGACTGCTCGACACCACGACCCCCGCCGACGTCGTCGTGCTCCACGGGGACCTCCACCACATGAACGTGCTCGAGTTCGCACCCGGTGACTGGCGGGCGATCGACCCCAAAGGGATCATCGGCCACCGCGCCTTCGACGCCGCAGCGCTGTTCAGCAACCCCGATCCCGCGACAGCGCAGGACCCGCGGCTGTTCGCCGAGCGCGTCGAGCTCGTGAGTCGATCGCTCGGCCTGTCGCGAACCGCGCTCCTCAAGTGGGTGGTCGCGCGCTCCGCGCTGTCCGCCGTGTGGTCGCTGCAGGACGGGCTGCTCGACGACGCCCGGGCCACCGTCGAGCTCGGTCGCCTCGCCGAGGACGGCCTCCGGTAG
- a CDS encoding helicase HerA-like domain-containing protein, which yields MTPSDAASDPQIAALQAAAAQAQAELEAAQAQAALAAAKVKAAEAAAALAGAGITASGGATASASPVESAASGSASDAPAAEAPADVPADVPTGVAVGADTSSTAPSSSGDGASSTDDLSADTIGPGPLGLDDVLKIRDGYLVHGPALEMGALVNGEPLPGVQVRIPLSVMNRHGLVAGATGTGKTRTLQGLVEQLSAAGVPVFAADIKGDLSGIATPGESNEKLLDRTRGIGQDWTPAATPTEYFALGGVGKGVPIRATIAAFGPLLLSKVLGLNATQESSLGLVFHYADKAGLPLLDLSDLRAVLTYLASDDGKGELQELGGLSGATVGVILRELITFADQGADVFFGEPEIDTADFIRLDPSGKGIVSLLEVPGVQNQPALYSTFLMWLLADLFNTLPEVGDPEKPKLVFFFDEAHLLFRDASKDFLAQITQTVRLIRSKGVGIFFVTQTPKDVPGEVLAQLGSRVQHALRAFTPDDAKALKATVSTYPTSGYELGEVLTSLGTGEAVVTVMNEKGAPSPVAWTRLRAPQGLMSPSADTAIDAAIAASPLLARYGTPVDRESAREILTAKLEEANQAALAAEAELERQRIAAELAKQQAAADKAQAAAQKQADAEYERLLRKTAGTTRRTSTRSSSTLSKSPLEEILGSKATRSILTGVVEGIFGTRRRR from the coding sequence ATGACGCCCAGTGATGCAGCATCCGACCCGCAGATCGCCGCACTCCAGGCTGCCGCCGCCCAAGCCCAGGCCGAGCTCGAAGCCGCCCAGGCGCAGGCGGCACTCGCCGCAGCCAAAGTGAAGGCGGCCGAGGCGGCAGCGGCGCTCGCCGGGGCCGGGATCACGGCGTCGGGCGGGGCCACGGCGTCGGCGTCACCGGTCGAGTCGGCGGCGTCCGGTTCCGCGAGTGACGCGCCGGCCGCCGAGGCCCCAGCCGATGTGCCGGCCGATGTCCCAACCGGCGTCGCGGTCGGTGCCGACACCAGCAGCACCGCCCCCAGCAGCAGCGGCGACGGCGCCAGCAGCACTGATGACCTCAGCGCCGACACCATCGGTCCGGGCCCGCTCGGCCTCGACGACGTGCTGAAGATCCGCGACGGCTACCTCGTGCACGGCCCGGCGCTCGAGATGGGTGCCCTGGTCAACGGGGAACCGCTGCCGGGGGTGCAGGTCCGCATCCCGCTCAGTGTCATGAACCGGCACGGACTCGTCGCCGGCGCCACCGGAACCGGGAAGACCCGCACGCTCCAGGGCCTCGTCGAGCAGCTCTCGGCCGCCGGCGTCCCCGTGTTCGCCGCGGACATCAAGGGTGACCTCTCGGGCATCGCGACCCCGGGGGAGTCGAACGAGAAGCTCCTCGACCGCACCCGCGGCATCGGTCAGGACTGGACGCCGGCCGCCACCCCGACGGAGTACTTCGCGCTCGGCGGCGTCGGCAAGGGCGTCCCGATCCGAGCCACCATCGCCGCCTTCGGCCCGTTGCTGCTGAGCAAGGTCCTCGGCCTCAACGCCACGCAGGAGTCCAGCCTCGGTCTCGTCTTCCACTACGCCGACAAGGCGGGCCTGCCGCTCCTCGACCTGAGCGACCTGCGCGCGGTCCTCACCTACCTCGCGAGCGACGACGGCAAGGGTGAGCTCCAGGAGCTCGGCGGGCTGTCGGGCGCCACCGTCGGGGTGATCCTGCGGGAGCTCATCACCTTCGCCGACCAGGGCGCCGACGTCTTCTTCGGCGAACCCGAGATCGACACCGCCGACTTCATCCGCCTCGACCCGAGCGGCAAGGGCATCGTCAGCCTGCTCGAGGTGCCGGGCGTCCAGAACCAGCCGGCCCTCTACTCGACGTTCCTCATGTGGTTGCTCGCCGACCTCTTCAACACCCTCCCCGAGGTGGGCGACCCCGAGAAGCCGAAGCTCGTGTTCTTCTTCGACGAGGCGCACCTGCTGTTCCGCGACGCGTCGAAGGACTTCCTCGCGCAGATCACGCAGACGGTCCGGCTCATCCGGTCGAAGGGTGTCGGCATCTTCTTCGTCACGCAGACGCCGAAGGACGTCCCGGGCGAGGTGCTCGCGCAGCTCGGGTCGCGCGTCCAGCACGCCCTCCGCGCCTTCACCCCGGACGACGCGAAGGCGCTCAAAGCGACGGTGTCGACCTACCCGACCTCCGGTTACGAGCTCGGCGAGGTCCTCACCTCACTCGGCACCGGTGAAGCGGTCGTCACCGTGATGAACGAGAAAGGGGCGCCGTCGCCGGTCGCGTGGACGAGACTGCGGGCACCGCAGGGACTCATGTCGCCCAGTGCCGACACCGCGATCGACGCGGCGATCGCGGCGTCACCGTTACTCGCGCGGTACGGAACGCCCGTCGACCGTGAGTCGGCGAGGGAGATCCTGACGGCGAAGCTCGAGGAGGCCAACCAGGCCGCGCTCGCCGCCGAGGCCGAACTCGAGCGGCAGCGCATCGCGGCGGAACTCGCGAAGCAGCAGGCCGCCGCCGACAAGGCCCAGGCCGCAGCACAGAAGCAGGCCGACGCCGAGTACGAACGGTTGCTCCGGAAGACCGCGGGCACGACCCGCCGGACGTCGACGAGATCGTCGTCGACGTTGTCGAAGAGTCCGCTCGAGGAGATCCTCGGGTCGAAGGCGACACGTTCGATCCTCACCGGTGTCGTCGAGGGCATATTCGGGACGCGTCGCCGCCGCTGA
- a CDS encoding acyl-CoA/acyl-ACP dehydrogenase: MIRLQSTAWPTSGNSLDLGALHDAASGALASIESRLAFTSTAVRLVGPLEQHTAGRVFAGLGAIAAVDVTLARVVEPHLDALAILHQADLEPPAVSTWGVFAAEAPGLRLDATLVDDAWQLTGTKPWCSLASHLSDALVTAHTAPGERRLFAVALTDPGVATDDSAWLARGLPLVPSGPVGFDGVPASPVGDDGWYLRRPGFSWGGIGVAACWWGGAVTLVDRLLAAARTRPDADLLLRTLGAAAIDLSIAEQAIADAAQAIEHGHADDAAGPRLAQRVRSTVRGRVDAIRAGVLGALGPGPLTSEPAYLARMSDLELYVQQDHGDRDLARYGRMLVEAD; encoded by the coding sequence ATGATCCGTCTGCAGTCCACCGCCTGGCCCACCAGCGGCAACTCCCTCGACCTCGGCGCCCTGCACGACGCGGCGTCAGGTGCGTTGGCGAGTATCGAGTCGCGTCTGGCGTTCACCTCCACAGCCGTGCGACTCGTCGGTCCGCTCGAGCAGCACACCGCCGGGCGGGTCTTCGCGGGACTCGGCGCGATCGCCGCGGTCGACGTCACACTCGCACGGGTCGTCGAACCGCACCTCGACGCACTCGCCATCCTGCATCAGGCCGACCTCGAACCGCCGGCCGTCTCCACCTGGGGGGTGTTCGCGGCCGAGGCGCCCGGGCTGCGTCTCGACGCGACCCTGGTCGACGACGCCTGGCAGCTGACCGGTACCAAGCCGTGGTGCTCCCTCGCGTCCCACCTGAGCGACGCCCTCGTCACCGCCCACACCGCGCCGGGGGAGCGGCGACTGTTCGCCGTCGCACTCACCGACCCCGGGGTCGCGACCGACGACAGCGCGTGGCTCGCCCGCGGACTTCCGCTCGTCCCAAGTGGCCCGGTCGGCTTCGACGGGGTCCCCGCTTCACCGGTCGGCGACGACGGGTGGTATCTGCGACGCCCCGGCTTCTCCTGGGGCGGGATCGGCGTCGCCGCCTGCTGGTGGGGCGGCGCGGTCACGCTCGTCGACCGCTTGCTCGCCGCGGCGCGCACCCGACCCGACGCCGATCTCCTCCTCCGCACGCTCGGCGCTGCGGCCATCGACCTCTCGATCGCCGAGCAGGCGATCGCCGATGCGGCACAGGCCATCGAGCACGGCCACGCTGACGACGCGGCAGGCCCGCGCCTCGCCCAGCGTGTGCGGTCGACGGTCCGCGGCCGGGTCGACGCCATCCGCGCCGGGGTGCTCGGAGCGCTCGGCCCCGGCCCACTCACCTCCGAACCCGCCTACCTCGCGCGGATGTCCGACCTCGAGCTCTACGTCCAGCAGGACCACGGCGACCGCGACCTCGCGCGCTACGGCCGCATGCTGGTGGAGGCTGACTGA
- a CDS encoding N-acetyltransferase, whose translation MTEIRAYRPSDRAAVAAICTRTGDSGADATGQFSTDDLLPDIYALPYVEHEPELALLVDAGTGPIGYILGTADTTAFDRWFVERWWPTVEGKYAAAAASGAASEGERGIVRSATDRGGLAPELLAQYPAHLHIDLLPETQGMGVGRRLIDAFCELLAERGVPGVHLGVGVSNTGAQQFYQRTGFTRVDGDPGAHWYAKAL comes from the coding sequence GTGACCGAGATCCGCGCGTACCGACCGTCCGACCGCGCCGCCGTGGCGGCGATCTGCACCCGGACGGGTGACTCGGGCGCGGACGCGACCGGGCAATTCAGCACGGACGACCTCCTGCCCGACATCTACGCCTTGCCCTACGTCGAGCACGAGCCCGAGTTGGCGCTGCTCGTCGACGCCGGCACGGGCCCGATCGGGTACATCCTGGGCACGGCGGACACGACCGCCTTCGACCGCTGGTTCGTCGAGCGCTGGTGGCCGACCGTCGAGGGGAAGTACGCGGCGGCCGCGGCCTCTGGTGCCGCGTCGGAGGGCGAACGCGGCATCGTCCGATCCGCGACCGACCGTGGCGGTCTGGCCCCGGAACTCCTGGCGCAGTACCCGGCGCATCTGCACATCGACCTGCTGCCGGAGACGCAGGGGATGGGTGTCGGCAGACGGCTCATCGACGCGTTCTGCGAGCTCCTCGCGGAGCGCGGTGTCCCGGGCGTGCACCTCGGCGTCGGCGTCTCGAACACCGGGGCGCAGCAGTTCTACCAGCGGACGGGCTTCACCCGGGTGGACGGCGACCCCGGGGCCCACTGGTACGCGAAGGCGCTCTGA
- a CDS encoding sugar phosphate isomerase/epimerase, whose amino-acid sequence MTAPALSVQLYSIKEHLDQGLDDALARLAGMGLREVEAFDFVSRAPELREAFDRHGLAARTGHATLLSDEIRFGDQVMPVAPQEEVFAAAKALGLEIVIDAFVSPDRWLDEAAVADTAARLNAAAERAADHGLRVGYHNHSQEFVASFGGRSAFEVFADQLRDDVALEVDLFWAATAGQDVPALLGRLGDRVQALHVKDGLLPADPFAPGAAPFVPTGLDQRPFGQGEVPLRESLAAAPSARFAIIEFDHYGAGDIFDGIQASVDALVAEQLVSTEAVVR is encoded by the coding sequence ATGACCGCACCAGCGCTCTCCGTGCAGCTCTACAGCATCAAGGAGCACCTCGACCAGGGCCTCGACGACGCCCTCGCCCGGCTCGCCGGCATGGGCCTGCGCGAGGTCGAAGCCTTCGACTTCGTCTCCCGCGCGCCCGAGCTCCGCGAGGCCTTCGACCGCCACGGTCTCGCCGCCCGCACCGGCCACGCGACCCTCCTCTCCGACGAGATCCGCTTCGGCGACCAGGTCATGCCGGTCGCCCCACAGGAGGAGGTGTTCGCGGCAGCGAAGGCCCTCGGCCTCGAGATCGTCATCGACGCGTTCGTGAGCCCCGACCGCTGGCTCGACGAAGCCGCCGTCGCCGACACGGCCGCCCGCCTGAACGCCGCAGCGGAGCGCGCCGCCGACCACGGTCTCCGCGTCGGCTACCACAACCACTCCCAGGAGTTCGTCGCATCGTTCGGCGGACGCAGCGCGTTCGAGGTCTTCGCCGACCAGCTGCGTGACGACGTCGCGCTCGAGGTCGACCTGTTCTGGGCGGCGACCGCCGGTCAGGACGTCCCCGCGCTGCTCGGCCGCCTCGGCGACCGCGTCCAGGCGCTCCACGTCAAGGACGGCCTGCTGCCCGCCGACCCGTTCGCACCGGGCGCCGCCCCCTTCGTGCCGACGGGTCTCGACCAGCGACCGTTCGGGCAGGGCGAGGTCCCGCTGCGTGAGTCCCTCGCCGCAGCGCCCTCGGCGCGGTTCGCGATCATCGAGTTCGACCACTACGGCGCCGGCGACATCTTCGACGGTATCCAGGCGAGCGTCGACGCGCTCGTCGCCGAACAGCTCGTCTCGACCGAAGCGGTGGTCCGCTGA